In Periophthalmus magnuspinnatus isolate fPerMag1 chromosome 9, fPerMag1.2.pri, whole genome shotgun sequence, the sequence CAGGAGGCAGTGTTTGAAGGAGTGCAGGAGGGGTTCCCCATTAAGCATCAGGTCTACTCCCACAGATGGCTTTTGGATCATCAGGGTCATCTGGAACTCGTACACACCGGGCACACGGCACACAAAGCGGCCACTTTTCTCGTTGTAGTCTCCTGGGTAGTTGTACAGCACCTGATGGAAGATGATGGCTCTGTGCGCCTTAGGGAAGTCGTTGCCCAGGCGAGCGGAGAAGGCCACTTTAGGGAAGGTGCCAAAACATACGTGTTTAGCCtcatagatttttattttttaaattaatttttgttattaatgtttctaTCTTGTAGAAACTGGTTAATCTGCTTTGTCTATTATTGACCAATGACTAAGAGAACTTATCCATTCACGGGAATGGCTGTTGCCCCAGTTGGAAAGCTCAATGTCCCAGTGTAAAAACAGTTTAGTGCATCTGTAAAATTATTTTGTGTCTATTTTTCAGCAAGTATTTCATGTATTTCAAATATTTCACGTTGATCATTTAGTGCTTTACTACACTTAATCACACAGACATCAGGAATTTACACATTCAACCACCTAAAGTCACAGACAAATCACAAAATATGGATATGACGAAATAtgtcaacaaatcaaaatattacactTATAATACTGCATAAACATGTTGTTAGACTTTTGAATGAACactgattttctaacttttttcttgcttttctaactttctttcttgattttctaactttctgttggttaaatcaactaTTTTGTTaagtcctgctgctgctgctgctgctgtgatttcatgttcaaaacataaataaaagttaaaataaaataaaaaaataaatgtaattgaattaaatgtatgaaatatatatttgataAAACGGCTGAACTCAGTTCAGCAACACCAGGTatggtttatttttagattgGCATCAATTGTTCTTGAGAGCATAAAAGTATAACCCAACAGTAAGTTTACCTTTATGTCCTCGGGGCTCCTTCCAGGGCAACAGGTCCAGTTCAGGGATTTCCTCACAGGAGGTGTAGCCATCCCCTCGGGGCTGGTACTTGAAGGGATCCACGGGGACCTCGCTGATGCCGGTGTTGTCACAGATGAGGCGGGCCATGGACGCCTCGCGGATGGACTTTCTCTGTCTCATCGTGAACCACATTTTTATTCTCCCACCACAGTCTGCAGCACAGCACACAGCAACCGGCTCATTCtacaatcttttttttatctttattattgCAAAAACAATTTTAATATGGTTCAATATTTAGACCATTGACTttcaatttgtaaaaaaaaaaagtgataagATATAAAGCTGTATGGTCCTTTTGAAatgaggtggcatgtcacctgtacTTCACAacaatcttcatggagataaatgtgttttatgccatactgtggaacattatatattatgttttcagtgcaataaacacaactaaaattaaaaacaaaaaggtcaTTTGATTtgatactgtagctttaaacctAATGAACTTAAATCAGTTCTTCCCAATCAAAATTTCCAATCAGGGCACAACAAAAGTATGTGTCCCAATGTGATCTCCTCGCGTATCCCTGACATAGACAAAATGATGTTTTCGATGTTCCATCTAGTGATGTAATGCAATGGTGGAACCCTTATAGTTCCTATGAACATTTATATTTCTAGTGTAGTCTAAGTATGCTTTATTTCTGTCACTGAATTCACTACACTTTTGTGATATCTACACAGACCATTCTTGAACTTTGAAAGTTTGTGCAGAAGGTTTTATCAAATTCCTGCCCTACATTATTGAAAATGTAACTCCAAACACTCCAGTGCTTTCAGTATCATAATACAGTACTGAAATACAAAGTAAGTTTgtagtttaaatacatttttggtaTTAAAAGAATGGTAtctaagattttgattttaaatttcataaacataacCTGTCTGTGTTCCCAGATGAGAGGTAAATATATTACCACATTATACTACATCAAATGTAGATTTTACTGGTAATTATCCTAATGGTGATTTATTCCATtactacaaaaacattggacatgtgTAGTTTATGTTAGGtcttgtgattgtagtactggCTGTTTTAATACTCTAAGAGCGTGAgctacatacagctcctttatgGCTACATACAGCTCCATTAAGGCTacatacagtgcctttaaatggTCAGCTTTTTATTTCCACTTAGTCTCTAGTCTCATTCCCAGATCTCTCCCTTACACTCTCCATACTTCTGCATTGTTACCTGTCCCCCACTCGTATCCTCTCAAACTGCTCGGCGATGAGGCAGGCAAACATCGGGCCCACCCTGCCTCCGGGCACCAGCGGTTCAGACAATCCACCCAGCCAGGGGTCTATGTTGTCAGGGGTCTTGTACAGGCTCATCAGCTTCTCCGCCAGGTCGTTGTTCCCCAGCACCTTCTTAAGCTCCTTCAACGTCTTGGGCTGGGACAAGCCGCAGTAGCCCCTCCACGCATTGTAGCCTGATGGGTTGTAGGACAGAGTTAGAAAATAActagaggagagaagagatgtAAATTTTACTTAGATACATTTACTTGTTTAACTAGTAATGTAGCTAATACCACTTGAGTACTGGTTCTGGCTTCTATACCATCCCAACAAtattttttagacctggttgggttcaatagtcctggtttagtcttgttttagatttGGTTTGATAATAGTTCAGTCTTGATTAAGACTTGGTTTTTATCCTAGCTTAGTCTGGTTAGTCTTACCATAGTCCTGgattggtcttggtttagtactgttttaaacctttgtttagtcctagtatggtcaatgtttagtcctggtttgctcttcgtttagtcctgtttagaccttgtttagtacAGGCAtagcactggtttagacctgctttggtCCTAATGCAttactggtttggtcctagtttaattctggtttagtcctgttttaaacctggttctGTCTTggtaatcctggtttggtcctagttttgtctggttttagtcctgttttagacctggtttagtcttagctAAGTTATATTATAGACCTGGGTTAGAGTTGTTCACCTTGTCTGCTGTACATATTATTAGCttgtttttacatcagatgAGACTTCATGCTGCCCTTGTATAGACCCTCGTAGTACCTAGTATACATCAGAAAGTACCCGGCTGGAGAAGTACCTGGCAGGCCATGGTCCCTCCCTCGCTGCATGTTGAGAGAGCCCAGGTCCAGAGCCAGAGCCGAGGTGAACTTGAAGAGCTTCTCGCGGAGCTCATCAGGCATCATGCGCCTCGGTGTGTTGAGTTTGGCCGGAGTGCCCATCATGCCACGCAGAATGGGGTCTATTCCACCTGTAGGGGGTGCCAGCACACAGGGGCATCAGATATGTGcacttttatatacatttatatataatgGTATAATGTGTGTTATGTATCCACTTTTTACACAATAACAAGCAGCACAAAGAGTGTCCATCAACTGAggattgttgccatagcaatttacaattttaaatgaaaatattatcAATTGAATTGTAAAAAGTGTCCACATGTTCCTCAAAACAGTCAGAAGAACTGTGAACATACAATATTACATATATGGCATTTACCACCACAGCACAGTCTAAGTGTTTCTAGCTTTTGAACAGACTGGGTACATGCACGTGCATGAAGCCCCACTGACCACTAGGGGTCCCCAAAGATGAACATACTACCTCGTCTGCAAATTTCTAGtcatcacaacacaatacaatatcaTATAGTAGTAATAGGATATAATACTATTTTATTAAATAGAATGATACTATATTTTAGTTATGTTTTTGCCTTTATGGGCACCATTGTATGACATTTGACCATTCAAAATTTAGGGTTCATGTAGATTGTTAATTGCTGTGGAAATAGCCCCTTTTAAAttaatgtattaatgtattCCACCATGAGgtgatatgtgtttttaaacctttttaaaccatgtacatcatgtaacttttcaggtagaggGTTCCACAGCTGGTTGTCTCCACAGTAGAGTTATTGTTTTGTCCTGAATGTTCcatagcatggcattaaactacttATCTTGTCTGACTTCATCAGGCCAAGAATCATCCTGGCAATAAAAGCACCTGTCTTTAAATACACTTCTGAAAATAACCATGTTAtgcaacattccagacaaacttatttttggttttcagattctaaatgtgatgatgtcatgatgtcTTTTAATGTCTCTTGGATTGTACAAGAGAAAGATCTTACtcttgattacactgtactttggcatgaatgttgaacctgatgattTCTATTAGTAACAAATTTTCACTTAAATGATGCCCCCACCACCCTCCTATCTGTATAAATAACAGtagtctatagaatgttgtgatgtcatctggtggtCTGCCACGAGGAGACAATcacaaatattacacagtgctcctttaaacacAATCCCATAATAATTAGTAGTGAAGGATGTACCTTCATGGGTCAACCTCCAGGGACGAAAAAGGCTTGTGCAGGAGGATGCTTGGGTAGTCGGGATGCTCTTCGTACGTCTCGTTGTAGCGGGAAATGCTGGGCTTGATCATGTGGTGGGCAAAGCGGTAGGCGGCAGTAGCAAAGATGTTGGCGATAGAGGGGTCCACCTGGCTGTTATAGCCTGGATACGTGGACAGGTGACTGGCCATTACATCAGGGCCCACGATGTGCGGCAGGTAGTCCCGGTATGTTAAAACCTGAGGGGACAGGAGTAGATGGGAAAAGAGGGGGGTAGAGGAGGTAGCGGGGAAGGGTaaaggggagggagaaagagcgggtagagggagaagaggggaatAAAGGAAAAGGTAAAGGGGAGGGAGGTAGAAGGTAGGGGGGTAGAGGGGAAGTAGTGAGTACCTATCTGTGTCGCATCAATTTAGAGACTGACCCACCTTTTACTGTGCtaaaaaaggaggaaaagtACTTATcgatttattgtttatttatataatttactCTAGTAGAATTTTtagcaaaagaaattaaatctgttaactggacaaatcgttgtaggagtgaagacatttcgctgctcatcaagCCGCATTTTCagttctgaactgaagaagtaggttggatgagcagcgaaacgtcaagttgtccagttgacagattttattttgtcttttgctatggctcagacctggacgactgagggattacacagacatctgtaGTATTTTGGCAACGCATGTAAACATatctatgtaatttttttttaaaaattcaaattaagtACCTGTGAGACGGCCCCCAGGATCTTGCGGGCTTCATGGTACAGCTTCTCCCCGTTCCAGTGAGGGTTGAGCTGGGATAGCCTACGAGCCAGCCGGTTGTGCTCTCTCAGCAGCAGAGTGTGGAGGGAGGTCAGAGCAATGTTCTCGTCCACACGTTCATCAcctgcacaacaacaacaggccTGTCTACagctccaaatctcaaaatgctttttttcacCTTATGATATCATGACATtttagttttcaagtaaacagttaccttttacctttagttcagtagagatgggcaattccaggactgaaatccagacagagatcagaaaatagcctaatatggacCATTTAAAGAGGTCAAATCAACCTAAATGAACTTTATCCatcataagcagctcttcaggttaAAAGTCCACTGTTTTCTGCCTCCCTGACCTGAACCcctctgttattggacttctgtgctagccacagtttgttcataacgaacaccatgtccGAGGTTGATGATCtcctttgttgttgtgtcaacTGATCTCCGGccgcatgtcttggacactcgggtgaagagagtgGCAGAGCTGTCAagcgatcaccacctggtggtgagatGGATCCGCTGGCCGAGGAGAAAGCCAGACAGacaggcccaagcgtatcatgagggtctgctggtggagccctctgtcaggggggtcttcaacttgcacctccgggagagcttctccctgatcctgggggaggttggggacatggactccaagtgggccatgttttccacctctattgtcaatacaactgctcatagctgtggtcataaggtctgcggtgcttgtcagAGTGGCAACCCgcgaacccagtggtggaaaccggaagtaagggatgctgtcaggctgaagaaggagtcctatcgagccttgtttgcccgtgggactcctgaggcagctgacgagtacccGCGGGCCAAGCATGCAGCAGCCTACgtggtcgcagaggcaaaaactcggggttgggaggagtttggggaggccatggatgAGGACTATTGGACAGCTTCAAAGATATTGTGGCAAACCGTCCGGCGCCTCAGGAGAGAGAAGCAGTGTTTCACCAAAACTGTTCACAGTGCAagcggagagctgctgacctcgactgggaatgtggaaggaatactttgaggatctactaaatcccactgtcacatcttccaaggaggaagcataGACTGGGGATCCGGGTGTGGACTTGTTCATCACcatggctgaagtcaccgagatGGTTGGCGGACACATTTACACTACAGCATTGCGTGGCGGTCacggacagtaccactggattggcagaccggagtggtggtccctctgtataagaagggggaccggagggtgtgttccaattatggGAGAATCACACTCAGCCTTcttggtaaggtctattccagggtactggagaggagaaccCGGCCGATAGTCGAActtcagattcaggaggagcagtgtggttttgtCCCAGTTATGGAACACTGGAGCAGACTCTCCATCGGGTcatcgagggttcatgggagtttgcccaaccagtccacatgtgttttgtggatctgagAAGGCATccaaccgtgtccctcgtggtgtcctttggggggtgctctgggagtatcgggtctggggccctttgctaagggctgtccggtccctgtatgaccaaaGCAgtagctgtgtttgcattgctggcagtaagtcagacctgttcccagttcatgttggactccgccagggttgcccatatattttatatatgtttatgatATTTatggaccccctctggcccctggccatctcatctctgctgttgaTGATTTTGTCCTGATGGTTTCATCGAGCCAGTGTGAAGcgactgggatgagaatcagctccttcaaatccgaggccatagttctcgaccggaaaaaggtctCCGAGTGgtgagtccctgcctcaagtggggtcccaccagagaagctggaggatgtgtctggggtgagggaagtctgggagtctctgcttagactgctgccctcgtgacccggcctcggataagcggaagaataAAAGGATGGATcgatgtgtactgtctgcatctaattataaagcaattTATTCCTCGATTGTTGTTAGCTTTTTGGTCACGGTGAAAAGCAGTCTGAAAGTTGTCAAAACTCTGTGTGGTGAACAATTAGGATGTTGAGAAGGCATaacgtaagtgaggaataactttagaccactgcaaacttttttaaatgaactagttgttttTCACAAAGGCATAGTgcctttaaatcagacctattctgcaaaatggacttttcagaacttttaaccgtattatagttgtttcccctcaccatttactgaCTGTAAGAGTGATTCATAGATGTTTAATTGTTTATTCTCAAGAtaccattttgtcgatctaccccccg encodes:
- the LOC117376741 gene encoding LOW QUALITY PROTEIN: eosinophil peroxidase-like (The sequence of the model RefSeq protein was modified relative to this genomic sequence to represent the inferred CDS: inserted 2 bases in 1 codon; deleted 3 bases in 2 codons) is translated as MRLCVTVVALAVLLCVQWQVQAELSRSEIQRAVRAAKVSVDSAYEYSRRESLSRVRRNEASPADILRLMKQPMGQTREAVRRADYMNNALSYFQNPHYRHKRSTSNTTELSDQDIAALAAESGCARLTAEPSCKNVPNLYKYRTANSVCNNLEHPLWGASNTPFLRLLPAEYQDGLSLPKGWDPNVKINGNTLPLVRMVSNHILKTGNTVDEDPIFSMMVTFFGQWTDHDLTLTPHSPLIRSFNSTETCEETCERALPCFPIEVPSGDARLPQGGCMPFITSSPACTGGLVRNQINALTAFLDVGQVYGADQVKAQALRDLSSDKGLMRVNQKYNDNGREFLPFSPMTVNMCATRRRITNDSNAEEVPCFYAGDERVDENIALTSLHTLLLREHNRLARRLSQLNPHWNGEKLYHEARKILGAVSQVLTYRDYLPHIVGPDVMASHLSTYPGYNSQVDPSIANIFATAAYRFAHHMIKPSISRYNETYEEHPDYPSILLHKXLFRPWRLTHEGGIDPILRGMMGTPAKLNTPRRMMPDELREKLFKFTSALALDLGSLNMQRGRDHGLPGYNAWRGYCGLSQPKTLKELKKVLGNNDLAEKLMSLYKTPDNIDPWLGGLSEPLVPGGRVGPMFACLIAEQFERIRVGDRLWWENKNVFTMRQRKSIREASMARLICDNTGISEVPVDPFKYQPRGDGYTSCEEIPELDLLPWKEPRGHKVAFSARLGNDFPKAHRAIIFHQVLYNYPGDYNEKSGRFVCRVPGVYEFQMTLMIQKPSVGVDLMLNGEPLLHSFTLPPGGNIMASGNTITPLKKGDEVYLVIIEGSNSILKDSQFNGKLLFTEDEDED